Within Chelatococcus sp. HY11, the genomic segment CTGCTTGACCAGGGTCAGGCGGGTGACAACATCGGGGCGCTGCTGCGCGGCACGAAGCGCGAGGACGTCGAGCGCGGCCAGGTGCTGTGCAAGCCGGGTTCGGTGAAGCCGCACACGAAGTTCAAGGCGGAAGCCTACATCCTGACGAAGGAAGAGGGTGGCCGGCACACGCCGTTCTTCACGAACTACCGTCCGCAGTTCTACTTCCGGACGACGGACGTGACGGGCGTGGTGACGTTGCCGGAAGGCACCGAGATGGTGATGCCCGGGGACAACGTGACGATGGAAGTCGTGCTGATCGTTCCGATCGCCATGGAAGAGAAGCTTCGCTTCGCGATCCGCGAAGGTGGCCGCACGGTTGGCGCCGGCGTCGTCGCCTCCATCATCGAGTAAGACACCAGCACATCAGGCGAATGCGCAAGCAATCAGCGCATTCGCCTGCGTCGCACGGAATATTGGCCCGAGGGCGTTGTCATGACTAACCAGAATATCCGTATCCGCCTCCAGGCGTTCGACCACGATGCTCTCGACGCTTCGGCGCGGGAAATCGTGTCGACCGCGAAGCGGACGGGGGCGCAGGTGCGGGGGCCGATTCCTTTGCCGACGCGTATTGAGAAATTCACCGTGAACCGCTCGCCGCACATCGACAAGAAGTCACGCGAGCAGTTCGAGATGCGTACCCATAAGCGCGTTCTCGACATCGTTGAGCCGACGCCGCAGACGGTCGACGCTCTTATGAAGCTCGACCTCGCCTCCGGCGTCGAAGTCGAAATTAAGCTCTGACCCTCCGTTTCGGTTGGTTGGTTCCTGGAACGCCTTAGAGGATCCGCTCATGCGCTCAGGCGTGATCGCACAAAAAGTTGGGATGACACGCGTCTTCACGGACGCGGGTGAGCACGTCCCTGTTACGGTTCTGAAGGTCGACAGCTGCCAGGTTGTCGCGCACCGGACCGTGGATACGAATGGCTATACCGCGCTGCAGGTCGGCATCGGCAAGGCCAAGGTGAAGAACGTCTCGAAGGCTGAGCGCGGTCGTTTCGCGGTCGCCACGGTCGAGCCGAAGAAGAAGCTCGCCGAGTTTCGCGTCGATCCCGAGCACATCATTCCGGTGGGCGCGGAGATCACGGCTGATCACTTCGTGGTTGGTCAGTTCGTCGACGTGACGGGCACGACGACCGGTAAGGGCTTCGCCGGCGGTATGAAGCGCTGGAATTTCGGCGGTCTCCGGGCAAGCCATGGCGTCTCGGTCTCGCATCGCTCGATCGGTTCGACCGGCGGCCGTCAGGACCCCGGCAAGACGTTCAAGAACAAGAAGATGCCTGGGCACCTCGGTGTCGAGCGCGTGACCACGCAGAACCTGCGCATCGTGCAGACGGATGCGGAGCGCGGGCTCATTCTGGTTGAGGGCGCGGTGCCAGGTGTGTCTGGCGGCTGGATATTGGTACGTGACGCGGTGAAGCGTAAGTTGCCGAAGGAAGCGCCGCTTCCCGGGGCGTTCCGCGAGCCGAAGTCCGCTGCTGTTCCGGCGCAAGCCGAGGGACAGGAGAACGCGTGATGAAACTCGATGTGACCACGCTCGACGGCTCGGCTGCCGGCACGATCGATCTTGACGAGACGATCTTCGGTCTTGAGCCGCGCGTCGACCTTATTCATCGTTACGTGCGTTGGCAGCTCGCCAAGCGCCAAGCGGGGACCCACAAGTCCCTTGGCCGCGCCGAGATCGCCCGCACCGGCAAGAAGCTGTATCGCCAGAAGGGCACCGGTAACGCCCGCCACGGCGCCGCTCGCGCGCCGCAGTTCCGCGGCGGTGGCAAGGCCTTCGGCCCGGTCGTGCGTGACCATGCGCATGATCTGCCGAAGAAGGTGCGCGCGCTTGCGCTGCGCCATGCTCTCTCGGCCAAGGCCAAGGACGGCGCGATCGTCGTGCTCGACAAGGCCAGTGTCGCCGAGCCCAAGACCAAGGCGTTGAAGGCGAGCTTCGGCAAGCTTGGTTTCGCCAATGTCCTGGTTGTCGACGGCGCAGAGCTCGAGACGAATTTCCGTCTCGCGGCCCGCAACATTCCGAATGTTGATGTGCTGCCGGTTCAGGGCATCAACGTTTACGACATCCTGCGGCGTGAGAAGCTCGTTCTGACGAAGGCCGCCATCGACGCGTTGGAGGCGCGCTTCAAATGAGCAAGGCTCCCATCGCACTGGATCCGCGACACTATGATGTGATCGTCGGACCGGTCATCACCGAGAAGGCTACGACGGCGTCGGAGCACAACAAGGTGGTGTTCAAGGTTGCCGGTAAGGCGACCAAGCCGCAGATCAAGGCGGCTGTCGAGAAGTTGTTCGACGTCAAAGTGCTCAGCGTCAACACGCTGGTCACCAAGGGCAAGGTGAAGCGGTTCCGCAACACCCTCGGCCAGCGTTCGGACGTGAAGAAGGCGGTTGTCACCCTCGCCGAGGGTCACAGCGTCGACGTGACGACGGGCCTCTGAGGCGGGTGAAGGACTGATCCGATGGCTTTGAAATCCTTCAAACCGGTTACTCCGAGCCAGCGCCAGCTGGTGATCGTCGATCGCTCGGAGCTCTACAAGGGCAAGCCGGTCAAGACGCTGACTGAGGGCAAGTCGTCCGCAGGCGGCCGCAACAACACCGGACGGGTGACCGTCCGCTTCCGTGGTGGTGGCCACAAGCGCACCTACCGCATCATCGACTTCAAGCGTCGCGAGCGCCTGGAGCAGCCTGGTGTCGTCGATCGGGTCGAATATGATCCGAACCGCACGGCTTTCATCGCTCTCGTCAAGTACGAGGACGGCGGGCTTGCCTATATCCTCGCGCCGCAGCGCCTGGCGGTCGGCGACACGGTCGTCGCGGGCAACCAGGTCGATATCAAGCCCGGCAACGCGATGCCTCTGGCGAACATGCCGGTCGGCACCATCGTGCACAATGTCGAGCTCAAGATCGGCAAGGGCGGCGCGCTTGCCCGCTCGGCCGGTACCTATGCTCAGATCGTCGGTCGCGATCAGGGTTATGTGATCGTTCGCCTCAATTCGGGCGAGCAGCGTCTTGTTCACGGCCAGTGCTTCGCGACGGTTGGCGCCGTCTCGAACCCGGACCACATGAACACGTCGGTCGGCAAGGCCGGCCGCTCGCGCTGGCTCGGACGGCGTCCTCATAACCGCGGCGTGACCATGAACCCGATCGACCACCCGCATGGTGGTGGTGAGGGGCGCACTTCGGGTGGCCGTCATCCGGTCACGCCGTGGGGCAAGCCGACCAAGGGCAAGAAGACCCGCGCCAACAAGCGGACTGACAGCTTCATCGTGACGTCGCGTCACCAGCGGAAGAAGAGATAAGGGGCGGGCGATGGCACGTTCGATCTGGAAGGGCCCGTTCTTCGACGGCTACCTCCTCAAGAAGGCCGAGGCGGCGCGCTCCGCGACGCGCTCGGAAGTTATCAAGATCTGGAGCCGTCGCTCCACCATCCTGCCGCAGTTTGTGGGCCTGACCTTCGGCGTCCACAACGGCCAGAAGCACATTCCCGTCTTCGTCAGCGAGGAGATGGTCGGTCATAAGTTCGGTGAATTCGCGCCGACCCGGACCTTCCATGGCCATGCCGCGGACAAGAAGGCGAAGAGGAGATAGGCATGGGCAAGCCCGCAAATCCTCGCGCGCTGAAGGACAACGAGGCCAAGGCTATTCTGCGCAACCTGCGCGTCAGCCCGCAGAAGCTCAACCTTGTCGCCGCATTGATCCGCGGCAAGAAGGTGTCGACTGCCCTCGCTGATCTCGAGTTCAGCCGCAAGCGCATTTCCGTCGACGTCCGCAAGACGCTCGAGAGCGCCATCGCCAATGCCGAGAACAACCATGACCTCGATGTCGACGATCTCGTCGTTGCCGAGGCCTTCGTCGGCAAGGGCCTGGTCATGAAGCGTTTCCACGCTCGTGCCCGTGGTCGCGGCGTGCGTATTGAGAAGCCGTTCTCGAACCTGACCATCGTGGTTCGGGAAGTGGCGCAAGAAACCGGCCGCGGAGCCTGAGGAGAGCGCGATGGGTCAGAAGGTCAATCCGATCGGTCTGCGGCTCGGCATCAACCGCACGTGGGATTCGCGTTGGTTCGCGGGCAAGATCGAGTACGGCAAGCTGCTGCATGAGGATATGGCGATCCGCCGGGCGCTCATGAAGCAGCTCAAGCAAGCGGCGGTCTCCAAGATCGTCATTGAACGGCCGCACAAAAAGTGCCGCGTCACCATCTACTCGGCTCGTCCGGGCGTGGTGATCGGCAAGAAGGGCGCCGACATCGACAAGCTGCGCAAGACCGTGGCGAAGATGACGGACGCCGACGTGGCGATCAACATCATCGAAGTCCGGAAGCCGGAAATCGATGCCAAGCTCGTCGCGGAGTCGATCGCACAGCAGCTGGAGCGCCGTGTGGCATTCCGTCGCGCCATGAAGCGCGCCGTTCAGTCGGCCATGCGTCTCGGCGCGGAAGGCATTCGTATCAACTGTTCCGGCCGTCTCGGCGGCGCCGAGATCGCGCGTATGGAATGGTATCGCGAGGGACGCGTGCCACTTCACACCTTGCGCGCGGACGTGGATTACGGTACGGCGACGGCCTTCACGACCTACGGGACGTGCGGAATCAAGGTGTGGATCTTCAAGGGTGAAATCCTTGAGCACGATCCCATGGCTCAGGACAAGCGTATGGCCGAGGAAAGTGGCGGCCAGCGTAGTCACGGCCGTAGAGAGGCTGCGGCGTAAAGCCGCTTTAGGAGGCAGACATGCTGCAGCCCAAGAAGACCAAGTTTCGTAAGCAGTTCAAGGGCCGTATTCATGGCACCGCGAAGGGCGGTACGAATCTCGATTTCGGCCAGTTCGGCCTCAAGGCTCTAGAGCCTGAGCGCGTGACTGCCCGGCAGATCGAAGCGGCGCGACGCGCTATAACGCGTCAGATGAAGCGCCAGGGGCGCGTGTGGATCCGGATCTTCCCGGATCTTCCCGTGACCGACAAGCCGACCGAAGTGCGTATGGGTAAGGGCAAGGGCTCGCCGGAATATTGGGCGGCGCGTGTTCATCCCGGCCGCATCATGTTCGAACTCGACGGCGTGCCGGAAGAGATCGCGCGCGAAGCGCTGCGTCTCGGCGCGGCCAAGCTGCCGATCCGGACGCGCTTCATTCAGCGCATTGCGGAGTGAGTGTTAGACGATGAAAACGAAGCAGCGTTTTTCCGACCTCACCGCGATGTCGGCCGACCAGCTCCAGGACGAGCTTCTGAAGCTGAAGAAAGAGCAGTTCAATCTGCGCTTTCAGCGCGCGACGGGGCAGCTCGAGAGCACGGACCGCGTGAGGGTGGTGCGTCGCGACATAGCTCGCGTCAAGACTCTTCAGCAGCAGAAGCTCGCTGAAGCTCACAAGGTTTGAGGAGGCCGCCGTGCCGAAACGTGTATTGCAGGGCGTCGTCGTCAGCGACAAGCAGGACAAGACGATCGTCGTGAAGGTCGAGCGTCGTTTCACGCATCCGCTTCTGAAGAAGACGGTGCGTCGCTCGAAGAACTATCATGCCCATGACGAGGGCAACAAGTTCAAGGTCGGTGATACGGTTTGGATCGAGGAGACTCGTCCGATATCGAAACTCAAGACCTGGGTTGCCCTGGAAAACTCCGCGGCATCCTGAGCATTATTGAAGAGAGGCGAGGGGACCGAAAGATCCCCGTCAGTCGTAGTCCGGCAGTGTGAGCTGCCGGAAACCGGTCTGAGACAGAGAAAGGATCGTTGCCATGATCCAGATGCAGACGAATCTTGACGTTGCCGACAATTCCGGCGCCCGTCGCGTCATGTGTATCAAGGTCTTGGGTGGCTCGAAGCGTAAATACGCCGGCGTTGGCGACATCATCGTGGTGTCCGTCAAGGAGGCTATTCCGCGTGGGCGTGTGAAGAAGGGTGACGTGATGAAGGCGGTGGTCGTTCGCACCGCCAAGGACATCCGTCGCGCTGATGGTTCTGTGATTCGTTTCGATCGCAACGCTGCTGTGCTGATCAACAATCAGAAAGAGCCGGTTGGAACACGTATCTTCGGGCCGGTTCCGCGCGAACTGCGCGCCAAGAACCACATGAAGATCATCTCGCTCGCGCCGGAGGTGTTGTGATGGCCGCGAAGATCAAGAAGGGCGACAAGGTCGTCGTTCTCACCGGCCGCGACAAGGGCAAGTCGGGCGAGGTGGTGCAGGTTCTTCCCAAGGAAGAGCGCGCCCTGGTGCGCGGCGTGAACATCGTGAAGCGCCATCAGCGCCAGACGGCGAATTCCGAGGGCGGCATCATCTCCAAGGAAGCGCCGCTCCACCTGTCGAATATCGCATTGGCGGACCCCAAGGACGGCAAGGCGACCCGCGTTGGGTTCAAGACTTTGGACGACGGGCGCAAGGTGCGTGTCGCCAAGCGTTCGGGAGAACTGATCGATGGCTGAGGCTGCTCAGGATCTCGGCGTCGGCTATGTGCCGCGCCTGAGGAAGCACTACGACGAGGTCATTCGCGAGAAGCTCGTCGAGGAGTTCGGCTACAAGAACCGTATGCAGGTTCCGACGATCGAGAAGATCGTTCTGAACATGGGCGTCGGCGAGGCCGTGAATGATTCCAAGAAGGCGTCTGTGGCGGCGGCTGACCTGGCTCTGATCGCCGGTCAGAAGCCTGTCGTGACCCGGGCCCGCAAGGCTATCGCGACTTTCAAGGTCCGCGAGAACATGCCGATCGGAGCCAAGGTGACGCTGCGCAAGGAGCGGATGTACGAGTTCATCGATCGTCTGGTGACGATCGCCCTGCCTCGCGTCCGTGACTTCCGGGGTCTCAACCCGAAGTCCTTCGACGGCCGCGGCAATTATGCTCTCGGGATCAAGGAGCACATCGTGTTCCCCGAGATCAACTACGATCGCGTCGAGCAGATCTGGGGTATGGACATCATCGTCTGCACCTCGGCGAAGACCGATGATGAAGCGCGCGCGCTTCTCAAGCACTTCAACTTCCCGTTCCGGCAGTGAGATTGCTCTCATACGCGGACACCGGAGATCAATATGGCTAAGAAGAGTTCAATCGAGAAGAACAAGCGGCGCGAGCGGCTTGTGAAGCAGTACGCGGGCAAGCGCGCTCGTCTGAAGGCCATCGCCAACGATCAGACGAAGTCGCCGGAAGAGCAGTTCGAGGCCCGCCTGAAGCTGGCTGAGCTGCCGCGCAACGCCAACCCGACGCGCATTCGCAACCGTTGCGAAGTCACGGGCCGTCCGCGCGCGTTCTATCGCAAGCTCAAGATGTCGCGTATCGCGCTTCGCGAGCTGGGCTCGCAGGGGCTTGTCCCCGGCTTGGTCAAGTCGAGCTGGTAAGGGAGGATCTGCGATGTCGATCAATGATCCGCTAGGCGATATGCTCACCCGTATCCGCAACGCCCAGATGCGGCGTCGCGGCAAGGTGGGAACGCCGGGTTCCAAGCTGCGCGCACGTGTTCTCGATGTGCTTCAGCAGGAAGGTTATATTCGCGGCTACTCGACGACCGAGTACGGCAACGGCCGTACCGAGTTCGAGATCGAGCTGAAGTACTTCGACGGTACGCCTGTGATCCGTTCGATCCAGCGCGTGTCGAAGCCCGGCCGCCGCGTCTATGCCTCTGTCGATAACATGCCGCGCGTTGCGGATGGTCTCGGCATCACCATTCTCTCCACGCCCCGCGGCGTGATGGCCGATCACCAGGCCCGGGAGAATAACGTGGGCGGCGAAGTGCTCTGCAAGGTCTTCTGATCAGGCGGCACTGACAAACCACGGGAAAGACCATCATGTCTCGTATTGGTAAGAAACCAGTTCCTGTCCCGGCCGGCGTCACGGCGACCGTCGATGGACAGACTGTCAAGGTTAAGGGCTCGAAGGGCGAACTGTTCTTCGTCGTTCCCGATGACGTCTCGGTGGTGCTCAACAACGGCGAGGTCAAGGTTGACCCGCGTGACGAGACCAAGCGCGCCCGCGCGCTGTGGGGCATGTCGCGCAGCCAGGTCGAGAACCTGATCGTTGGTGTGTCGAAGGGCTTCGAGAAGAAGCTCGAGATCACCGGCGTCGGTTACAAGGCTGCGGTCGCTGGCAAGGTTCTCAAGTTGTCGCTCGGCTACAGCCACGACATCGACTTTGAGATCCCCGCTGGGCTCACGATCACGACGCCGAAGCCGACGGAGATCGTCGTCGCCGGCATCGACAAGCAGAAGGTCGGTCAGGCCGCTGCTGAGATCCGCGAGTTCCGCGGTCCCGAGCCCTATAAGGGCAAGGGCGTGAAATACGCCAACGAGTTCATCTTCCGCAAGGAAGGCAAGAAGAAGTAAGGGGCCGACCATGGCGGAGAAACTCGGAACCACTGAGCGTCGCAAGGCGCGTGTTCGCCGCGCTCTGCGCGCTGCTGCGAACGGACGGCCGCGTTTGTCGGTGCATCGCACCTCGAAGCAGATCTACGCCCAGGTTATCGACGATGTGGCCGGCCGCACGCTGGCTGCCGCGTCATCCCTGGAGAAGGATGTGCGCGAACAGCTGAAGAGCGGCGCCAACGTCGAGGCGGCGGCCGCGATCGGCAAGCTGATCGCGGAGCGTGCTGTTGCCGCTGGCGTCAAGGACGTCATCTTCGATCGCGGCGCCTTCATTTATCACGGGCGTGTCAAGGCTTTGGCCGAAGCCGCGCGTGAAGGTGGCTTGAGCTTTTAATTCGACTTATTCAGGTCCGCCGCGTCACCGGGGCTTGTGCGAGAGCAAGCAACCGGTTACGCGGTGGTCTTGTTTTTGGGAATCGCGGATCTTGTTCTCGCGCTTCCCCGGTTCGAAAGCGGCGGATTTGGTGTGGTTCGAAGCGAGCGGGGCCGCCGCCCTGCGAAAGTGGAGACAAAGGTATGGCGAGAGACCGTCAGCAGCCGCGTGACCGTGAGGAGCGCGACAGCGAGTTTGTAGATCGGTTGGTGCACATCAACCGTGTTGCCAAGGTCGTGAAGGGTGGCCGCCGTTTTGGATTCGCCGCCCTCGTGGTCGTCGGTGACCAGAAGGGCCGGGTCGGTTTCGGCCATGGCAAGGCCCGCGAAGTTCCGGAAGCGATCCGCAAGGCGACTGAAGCGGCCAAGCGCGCGCTCGTGCGCATCCCGCTGAAGGAAGGCCGGACGCTGCATCACGACGTTGCCGGCCGTTGGGGCGCGGGCAAGGTGATCCTGCGTGCAGCGCCAGCCGGTACCGGTATCATCGCCGGTGGCCCGATGCGCGCCGTCTTCGAGACGCTCGGCATGCACGACGTCGTCGCGAAGTCGCTCGGTTCCTCGAACCCGTACAACCTGGTTCGCGCCACGATCGACGCGCTCAAGCGCGAAGATAGCCCGCGTTCCGTTGCGGCCCGCCGTGGCCTCAAGGTGTCCGCCCTCCAGTCCCGTCGTCGCGATGCTGATATGAGCGACGCGGCCGGCGCCGAAGCGTGAGGAGGCTTGAACAATGGCTCAATCCTCTCAGAAGAAGACCGTCACGGTCGAGCAGATCGGTAGCCCGATCCGCCGCGTCGCCGCGCAGCGTGCAACGCTGATCGGCCTGGGTCTCAACAAGCTTCACCGTCGTTCGGTTCTCGAGGACACACCGGCTGTCCGCGGGATGATCGACAAGGTTCGTCACCTCGTGCGCGTCGTTGAAGACACGCCGGCAGCACGGTGAGGAGAATGTCGATGAAACTTACAGACATTCGCGATAATCCCGGCGCAACCAAGGGCCGCATGCGTGTCGGCCGTGGTATCGGCTCGGGCAAGGGCAAAACCGGCGGCCGCGGCGTCAAGGGTCAGAAGTCCCGTTCAGGCGTCGCCATCAAGGGCTTCGAGGGCGGGCAGATGCCCATCCATCGTCGCCTCCCGAAGCGCGGCTTCTGGAACCCCTTCCGGCGCGACCTCAACGAGGTTAACGTCGGCCGGGTTCAGGCGGCCGTCGACGCGGGCAAGCTCGATGTGGCGAGCCCCGTCACCCTGGAAGTGCTGATCGCGGCGGGCGTCGTTTCCAAGGCGCGCGACGGGGTCAAGATCCTGGGGCAGGGTGAACTGACGTCGAAGCTTATCTTCGAGGTGGCCGGCGCGTCGAAGTCAGCGATCGCCGCTATCGAGAAGGTGGGCGGCTCGGTGAAAATTCTGAGCGCTGCAGCACCTGCAGAAGCGTAGGCGAACCCCTATCTAAGCCAGTGGCGGCGGGGCACCCTTGTCGGGTAGCCGGCGCCGCCACGAAGCCTTTGCGGGATTGATCATCGATGGCGTCGGCAGCTGAACAGCTTGCAGCAAATCTAAACTTCGGGGCTCTGGCGAAGGCCGAGGAACTCAAGAAGCGCATCTGGTTTACGCTGGGTGCGCTTCTCGTGTATCGGCTTGGCACCTATATCCCGCTTCCCGGCATCAATCCGGAAGCGGTCGCCGAGCTTTTCCGCCAGACGCAGGGCGGTGTCCTGGGGCTGTTCAACATGTTCTCGGGCGGAGCGGTTAGCCGTATGGCTATCTTCTCGCTCAACATCATGCCGTATATCTCGGCATCGATCATCATCCAGCTGCTGACCAGCGTCGTTCCCACGCTCGAGGCCCTCAAGAAAGAGGGCGAGCAGGGACGCAAGGTCATCAACCAGTATACCCGCTATCTCACGGTCATTCTGGCGGTGTTCCAGGCCTATGGCATTTCGATCGGCCTCGAAGGCTCTGGGAACATGGTGGCCGACCCGGGCGTGTTCTTCCGGATCACGACGGTCATCACCTTGACCGGCGGCACGATGTTCCTGATGTGGCTCGGCGAGCAGATCACCTCTCGCGGCATCGGCAACGGAACGTCGTTGATCATCTTCGCGGGCATCGTCGCGGAGCTGCCTCAGGCTATCGCCGGGACGCTTGAGCTCGGCCGTCAGGGCGCTGTCTCGACGGGCCTGATCCTCGGCGTCATCGTGATGGCGGTCGCCTGTATCGCGTTGATCGTCTACATGGAGCGCGCCCAGCGCCGCCTGCTCATCAACTACCCGAAGCGTCAGGTCGGCAATAAGCTGTACGAGGGGCAAAGTTCGTTCCTGCCGCTCAAGCTGAATACGGCTGGCGTTATTCCGCCCATCTTTGCCTCGTCGCTCCTTCTGCTGCCCACCACATTCGCGAGCTTCTCGCAGGCGCAGGGCGGCGGCACAGGCATTCTGGCGACGCTCTCGACCTATCTCGCGCACGGTCGTCCGCTCTATATGATCCTGTATGTGCTGTTGATCGTGTTTTTCGCGTTCTTCTATACGGCGATCGTGTTCAATCCGAACGAGACCGCGGACAATCTCAAGAAGCACGGCGGCTTCATCCCCGGCATCCGGCCTGGCGACCGCACGGCGCAGTACATCGACTACGTGCTCACGCGCATCACCGTGGTCGGTGCGGCCTACCTCGCTTTGATCTGCTTGATCCCTGAGGTCCTGATTTCCTATGCGGCGCTTCCCTTCTATTTTGGCGGCACATCGCTGCTGATCGTGGTCAGCGTCACGATGGACACGGTGGCGCAGGTGCACGGGCATCTGTTGGCCCATCAGTATGAAGGGCTCATCAAGAAGTCGAAGTTGAAGGGGGCAAGGCGGAAATGAGACTGATCCTACTCGGACCTCCGGGTGCCGGTAAGGGCACGCAGGCGGCGCGTCTGGTGGAACGCCACGGTATTCCGCAGCTGTCGACGGGCGACATGTTGCGGGCCGCGGTTGCGGCCAAGACACCCGTCGGCCTGCAGGCGAAGGAGTTGATGGATCAGGGGGCGCTTGTCCCCGACGATCTCGTCGTTTCGATCGTCGCCTCGCGCATCGAGGAGCCCGACGCGCGCAAGGGGTTCATTCTCGACGGTTTTCCGCGGACGGTTGGACAGGCTGACGCCCTCGACCGCATGCTTGAGCAGAAGGGCATGCAGCTCGATGCCATCATCGAGTTGAAGGTCGACGAGGGGATTCTCGTGGACCGGATCGTTCGGCGGGCCAGGGAGGCCGAGGAGCGTGGCGAGCCCGTGCGTCGGGACGACAATCCCGAGGTCTTCCGGACGAGGCTTGAGGCCTACCGGCAGCAGACCGCGCCGCTGACCGACTACTATGGCAGCAAGGGCACCTTGCGCACGGTGGACGGAATGGCACCTATCGATGATGTCACCACGGCGATTCGCTCGATCGTTGGCGGCTGAATTCGATAGATAAGGTTGACGAAACTTGTATGAACGCCTAAAGACAGGAATCTGCCGACGTTAGTCTGTGACCGAGCCGGTGTCCTGAGCAAAAGGGGTGCCGGCCGGTGTTGTCGTGTGGGCCGTTCGCAAGACTATTCCTCCGGGGTATCCCGGAGTTGGCACATTATCGAACCGCATGAAGCTCCGGCTTCGATGTTAAGGGTTGAGGAGACTGGAACGTGGCCCGTATCGCAGGCGTCAACATTCCGACGAACAAGCGCGTGGTGATCGCGCTGCAGTATATTCACGGTATCGGTGCCAGGAAGGCGCAGGAGATCAGCGAGAAGGTCGGCATTCCGGCTGATCGTCGCGTGAACCAGCTGACCGACCAGGAAGTGCTGCAGATCCG encodes:
- the rplF gene encoding 50S ribosomal protein L6, producing MSRIGKKPVPVPAGVTATVDGQTVKVKGSKGELFFVVPDDVSVVLNNGEVKVDPRDETKRARALWGMSRSQVENLIVGVSKGFEKKLEITGVGYKAAVAGKVLKLSLGYSHDIDFEIPAGLTITTPKPTEIVVAGIDKQKVGQAAAEIREFRGPEPYKGKGVKYANEFIFRKEGKKK
- the rplR gene encoding 50S ribosomal protein L18, which codes for MAEKLGTTERRKARVRRALRAAANGRPRLSVHRTSKQIYAQVIDDVAGRTLAAASSLEKDVREQLKSGANVEAAAAIGKLIAERAVAAGVKDVIFDRGAFIYHGRVKALAEAAREGGLSF
- the rpsE gene encoding 30S ribosomal protein S5, whose amino-acid sequence is MARDRQQPRDREERDSEFVDRLVHINRVAKVVKGGRRFGFAALVVVGDQKGRVGFGHGKAREVPEAIRKATEAAKRALVRIPLKEGRTLHHDVAGRWGAGKVILRAAPAGTGIIAGGPMRAVFETLGMHDVVAKSLGSSNPYNLVRATIDALKREDSPRSVAARRGLKVSALQSRRRDADMSDAAGAEA
- the rpmD gene encoding 50S ribosomal protein L30, producing MAQSSQKKTVTVEQIGSPIRRVAAQRATLIGLGLNKLHRRSVLEDTPAVRGMIDKVRHLVRVVEDTPAAR
- the rplO gene encoding 50S ribosomal protein L15, with translation MKLTDIRDNPGATKGRMRVGRGIGSGKGKTGGRGVKGQKSRSGVAIKGFEGGQMPIHRRLPKRGFWNPFRRDLNEVNVGRVQAAVDAGKLDVASPVTLEVLIAAGVVSKARDGVKILGQGELTSKLIFEVAGASKSAIAAIEKVGGSVKILSAAAPAEA
- the secY gene encoding preprotein translocase subunit SecY; amino-acid sequence: MASAAEQLAANLNFGALAKAEELKKRIWFTLGALLVYRLGTYIPLPGINPEAVAELFRQTQGGVLGLFNMFSGGAVSRMAIFSLNIMPYISASIIIQLLTSVVPTLEALKKEGEQGRKVINQYTRYLTVILAVFQAYGISIGLEGSGNMVADPGVFFRITTVITLTGGTMFLMWLGEQITSRGIGNGTSLIIFAGIVAELPQAIAGTLELGRQGAVSTGLILGVIVMAVACIALIVYMERAQRRLLINYPKRQVGNKLYEGQSSFLPLKLNTAGVIPPIFASSLLLLPTTFASFSQAQGGGTGILATLSTYLAHGRPLYMILYVLLIVFFAFFYTAIVFNPNETADNLKKHGGFIPGIRPGDRTAQYIDYVLTRITVVGAAYLALICLIPEVLISYAALPFYFGGTSLLIVVSVTMDTVAQVHGHLLAHQYEGLIKKSKLKGARRK
- a CDS encoding adenylate kinase, whose protein sequence is MRLILLGPPGAGKGTQAARLVERHGIPQLSTGDMLRAAVAAKTPVGLQAKELMDQGALVPDDLVVSIVASRIEEPDARKGFILDGFPRTVGQADALDRMLEQKGMQLDAIIELKVDEGILVDRIVRRAREAEERGEPVRRDDNPEVFRTRLEAYRQQTAPLTDYYGSKGTLRTVDGMAPIDDVTTAIRSIVGG